Proteins found in one Corynebacterium sanguinis genomic segment:
- a CDS encoding DNA-directed DNA polymerase yields the protein MSAGPACTKDLFFTRDTTETPGRTAMAAPPYGEQPHDAAAADARDPVDAAGWSRTVVADSATSRKHPAEFEVLTRSIARGARGAAGFGQYPSVAAMSTDQDSIVIGFDTEFVTVDLMDADRVWVGEDEHMVRKIVSYQFAAIDPLDDSQLRLCVVIPRSYRGPRGSRTARLSFEKGLEIAIMSLGLHEHRLAVGWTDKGVSAQSAIGDDGKSHPSVWFKHSPEGTPRALPITLVAHYQHADLTTFVDRRKAINVWNQAYPGRSKTLSDRAGWDGRRARWLDGRAPDILRTVISASAGMVSTKPARMVLSGENWRWKLPVEVSIRDTMAQSGAEPLKALGAAIGAPKLDVPGDWITRMDEYFDVHPAEFLDYAANDAVIALEYVSQLYGDHRAVPLTLPTAAAKAVKGLIQDELGEGRDFNTVFGGLHKVTKTREGAAGVDEQQLDFYRVRALEPIDGAAATWIHAAAMSFRGGYNMSAELGLFARVTSDFDLQSCYPTSSSTIWDVDYQHPDGVILKTVNNADLTLSDFKTPLTPFLGFVSFEFPSTVAFPSLPVPVEGSMVYPLTSGGARGVWATGPEVWLALTLGATVTCQIGHFGRVLTDEHGEPSRLLRGAYKQLLDDRARAKAEFGAKSFEQNVLKLMANSPYGKLAQGVMGQRGWDAWAQERDAVGGSAITSPWHACMTTGLVRAVLLATLNQLHNLGYSTPSCTTDGFITDADLDVVDSLDLFGLDPIWRESRLALTGSQGMWERKHQQTDLLNITTRANFSRQPAGVLAHGGYKLPEGIEQDSQADRDLMYELMASREGALPVTMKVFPSVQELTRIDKRLDFAPRVVHKEQTIEFDRKRRPVPDGMSVDVIDIDGVQHEVAHVHTVPWDSPEQATLGRSVDQGLKEWDDGLGEPVWIRSPVRRTVEQWKDYFARLDALLDEDGSIAHAAQLEHIAKGIVIAFRQEIIDIPWLHPGRPLADRLDAFEAFGLPRVKERFWSHARSKAERQIDIDLEAIRPYVKWMQAIDPFDESASAGAS from the coding sequence ATGAGCGCCGGGCCCGCGTGCACGAAAGACCTCTTCTTCACGCGCGACACCACTGAAACCCCTGGTAGAACGGCAATGGCGGCACCGCCGTATGGGGAGCAGCCCCATGACGCCGCCGCCGCCGATGCTCGCGACCCGGTCGATGCGGCGGGCTGGTCTCGGACAGTGGTGGCGGACTCGGCGACGTCGCGGAAGCACCCGGCCGAGTTCGAGGTCCTGACTCGTTCAATAGCACGCGGCGCGCGCGGCGCTGCCGGCTTCGGGCAGTACCCCTCGGTGGCCGCGATGTCCACGGATCAGGATTCCATCGTCATCGGCTTCGACACCGAGTTCGTGACTGTCGATCTGATGGATGCCGACCGCGTATGGGTCGGCGAGGACGAGCACATGGTGCGGAAGATTGTGTCCTATCAGTTCGCCGCGATTGACCCTCTCGATGATTCCCAGCTCCGGCTCTGCGTGGTCATCCCCCGGAGCTACAGGGGGCCGCGCGGCTCTCGTACGGCGCGACTGTCCTTCGAGAAGGGCCTTGAGATCGCGATCATGAGCCTGGGTCTTCATGAGCACAGGCTCGCAGTTGGGTGGACTGACAAGGGCGTCTCGGCGCAGTCTGCCATCGGTGACGACGGCAAGTCCCACCCCTCGGTGTGGTTCAAGCACAGTCCCGAGGGGACGCCGAGGGCGTTGCCGATCACCTTGGTCGCGCACTACCAGCACGCCGACCTGACTACTTTCGTCGACCGCCGGAAGGCGATCAACGTCTGGAACCAGGCGTATCCCGGTCGGTCGAAGACGCTGTCTGATCGTGCGGGTTGGGACGGTCGACGTGCCCGGTGGCTGGACGGTCGCGCCCCGGACATTCTCCGCACGGTGATCTCGGCCAGCGCGGGCATGGTGTCGACCAAGCCCGCCCGCATGGTGCTTTCCGGCGAGAACTGGCGGTGGAAGCTGCCGGTGGAAGTCTCGATCCGCGACACGATGGCGCAGAGCGGTGCTGAGCCGCTCAAGGCACTCGGTGCGGCGATCGGGGCGCCGAAGCTGGATGTTCCTGGTGACTGGATCACCCGGATGGACGAGTACTTCGACGTGCATCCTGCGGAGTTCCTCGACTACGCGGCGAATGATGCCGTGATCGCTCTGGAATACGTGAGCCAGCTATACGGCGATCACCGTGCTGTCCCGTTGACCTTGCCCACTGCTGCGGCGAAGGCGGTGAAGGGCCTTATCCAGGACGAGCTGGGCGAGGGGCGCGACTTCAATACCGTCTTCGGCGGACTCCACAAGGTGACGAAGACCCGCGAGGGTGCTGCCGGTGTAGACGAGCAGCAGCTCGACTTCTACCGCGTCCGGGCGCTGGAGCCGATCGACGGTGCTGCGGCGACGTGGATCCATGCTGCGGCGATGAGCTTTCGAGGCGGGTACAACATGTCTGCCGAGCTTGGGCTGTTCGCGCGCGTGACCAGTGACTTCGATCTTCAGTCCTGCTACCCCACGTCCAGTTCGACGATTTGGGATGTCGACTACCAGCACCCCGATGGCGTGATTCTGAAGACGGTGAACAACGCCGACCTCACGCTGTCCGACTTCAAGACCCCACTCACGCCGTTCCTCGGGTTCGTGAGCTTCGAGTTCCCGAGCACGGTCGCGTTCCCTTCGTTGCCGGTTCCGGTCGAGGGGTCGATGGTCTATCCGCTCACAAGCGGTGGTGCTCGTGGGGTCTGGGCAACCGGTCCCGAGGTCTGGCTCGCCCTCACGCTTGGCGCGACTGTGACCTGTCAGATCGGCCACTTCGGACGGGTCCTCACCGATGAGCATGGTGAGCCCTCTCGGCTTCTCCGGGGTGCGTACAAGCAGCTCCTCGATGACCGTGCGCGGGCCAAGGCGGAGTTCGGTGCGAAGTCGTTCGAGCAGAACGTCCTGAAGCTGATGGCGAACTCTCCCTACGGCAAGCTGGCGCAGGGAGTTATGGGCCAGCGGGGCTGGGATGCCTGGGCGCAGGAACGTGATGCGGTCGGCGGGTCCGCGATCACCTCACCCTGGCACGCGTGCATGACTACCGGCCTCGTGCGCGCGGTTCTGCTTGCGACGCTGAACCAGCTTCACAACCTGGGCTACAGCACGCCGTCCTGCACTACGGACGGATTCATCACGGATGCCGATCTGGACGTGGTCGACAGCCTCGACCTTTTCGGGCTCGATCCGATCTGGCGTGAGTCCCGGCTCGCGCTGACCGGTTCGCAGGGGATGTGGGAGCGCAAGCACCAGCAGACCGACCTGCTCAACATCACTACCCGGGCGAACTTCAGCCGACAGCCTGCCGGCGTCCTGGCACACGGTGGCTACAAGCTTCCAGAGGGCATCGAGCAGGACAGCCAGGCCGACCGCGACCTCATGTACGAGCTCATGGCGAGTCGTGAGGGCGCACTTCCGGTGACGATGAAGGTCTTTCCCTCGGTTCAGGAACTGACCCGCATCGACAAGCGGCTGGACTTCGCGCCGCGCGTGGTCCACAAGGAGCAGACCATCGAGTTCGACCGAAAGCGCCGCCCCGTCCCCGATGGGATGTCGGTCGACGTCATCGACATCGACGGCGTCCAGCATGAGGTCGCCCATGTGCACACCGTGCCCTGGGATTCTCCCGAGCAGGCCACGTTGGGGCGTTCGGTCGACCAGGGCCTCAAGGAGTGGGACGACGGCCTCGGCGAACCCGTGTGGATTCGCTCCCCCGTTCGACGGACTGTCGAGCAGTGGAAGGACTACTTTGCGCGGCTCGACGCTCTGCTCGATGAGGACGGTTCGATCGCCCATGCAGCGCAGCTGGAGCACATCGCCAAAGGCATCGTGATCGCCTTCCGCCAGGAGATCATCGACATCCCGTGGCTCCATCCGGGACGGCCTCTGGCAGACAGGCTCGATGCGTTCGAGGCATTCGGGCTGCCTCGCGTGAAGGAGCGGTTCTGGTCGCACGCCCGGTCGAAGGCCGAGCGCCAGATCGACATCGACCTGGAGGCGATCCGCCCCTACGTCAAGTGGATGCAGGCGATCGACCCCTTTGACGAGTCGGCTTCTGCTGGCGCTTCGTGA
- a CDS encoding excisionase family DNA-binding protein codes for MSSTRHVQPTFLTLRQAAAEGYAAYSTLRKYIADGRLPAVKVGSRVKVLRTDLDALAVPVRPATFEEVEAAAERLAASAPPLSDAQARRLSTILGGAA; via the coding sequence GTGTCCTCGACACGCCACGTCCAACCCACTTTTCTCACCCTCCGGCAGGCAGCCGCCGAGGGCTATGCCGCGTACTCCACTCTTCGGAAGTACATCGCTGACGGGCGGCTGCCCGCCGTCAAGGTCGGTTCTCGCGTCAAGGTGCTGCGCACCGACCTCGACGCACTCGCGGTTCCCGTCAGGCCTGCGACCTTCGAAGAGGTCGAGGCTGCCGCAGAACGGCTTGCTGCCTCCGCTCCCCCGCTGAGTGATGCCCAGGCTCGTCGTCTCAGTACGATCTTGGGCGGTGCGGCATGA
- a CDS encoding plasmid mobilization protein gives MSDKNPAGRLPYAPESEPDSPSSAGRDRSEGCAEDPALSAEQHHDSQVNTGRGAAQRAGSAEAPVEPRNSRRREVSLDVRLTVADRDAIRRRAQVLSVKPSAWARAVMLDALDSRSSKVDQLENNAGVKEAAPTSLAPAVEQLRRAGVNLNQALRKGAAVDDSLLHAVKAAVDEVRASLGDRTRV, from the coding sequence GTGTCCGACAAGAACCCTGCTGGCCGTCTTCCGTACGCCCCGGAGAGCGAGCCCGACTCCCCAAGCAGCGCTGGTCGGGATCGCTCGGAGGGGTGTGCGGAAGACCCGGCTCTGTCAGCGGAGCAGCACCACGACTCCCAGGTGAACACCGGTCGTGGTGCTGCGCAGAGGGCAGGGTCGGCCGAGGCTCCGGTGGAGCCTCGGAACAGCCGTCGTCGGGAGGTCTCTCTCGACGTCCGGCTGACGGTGGCTGATCGCGATGCGATCCGCCGCCGCGCCCAAGTGCTCAGCGTCAAGCCGAGCGCATGGGCTCGTGCCGTCATGCTCGACGCGCTGGACTCGAGGTCCTCGAAGGTCGATCAGCTGGAGAACAACGCGGGAGTGAAGGAGGCGGCGCCCACGTCTCTTGCTCCAGCAGTAGAGCAGCTGCGTCGAGCTGGTGTGAACCTGAACCAGGCGCTCCGCAAGGGTGCTGCCGTCGATGACAGTCTCCTTCACGCGGTGAAGGCCGCGGTGGACGAGGTGCGCGCCTCGCTCGGCGATCGGACACGGGTATGA
- the arfB gene encoding alternative ribosome rescue aminoacyl-tRNA hydrolase ArfB, translated as MQDLTIAPGPGIPGGLVVAAADLSEWFAKASGPGGQGVNTTDSKVQLSIDIAECASLSDTQRRRALHNLEHRLDGTVLTVSASTQRSQVRNRAEARERMAILLREALAPPPPPRRKTKPTRGSVRRRLEAKKRRSELKSTRRKPQLP; from the coding sequence ATGCAGGACTTGACCATCGCGCCCGGCCCGGGGATCCCCGGCGGCCTCGTCGTCGCCGCGGCGGACCTGTCGGAGTGGTTCGCGAAGGCATCGGGCCCGGGCGGCCAGGGCGTCAACACCACCGACAGTAAGGTGCAGCTCTCCATCGACATCGCGGAATGCGCATCGCTTTCCGACACTCAACGCCGCCGCGCCCTCCACAACCTCGAACACCGCCTGGACGGCACGGTGCTCACCGTGAGCGCATCGACGCAGCGGTCGCAGGTCCGCAACCGTGCCGAGGCGCGGGAACGCATGGCCATCTTGTTGCGCGAGGCGCTCGCCCCACCGCCTCCCCCGCGGCGGAAAACGAAGCCGACGCGCGGCTCGGTGCGGCGCCGTCTCGAAGCGAAGAAGCGGCGCTCGGAGTTGAAGTCGACGAGGCGTAAGCCCCAGCTGCCGTAG
- a CDS encoding VOC family protein, translating into MSDPNFTIRQITFDCHDPSKLAKFWSAATGCEIAADYGDFVMVDSTPALGFQRVEEPTPGKNRMHVDVGGAERETLIERLKDLGATELTTHEAPGLVWTVMQDPEGNEFCVGNPGA; encoded by the coding sequence ATGAGCGATCCCAACTTCACGATCCGCCAGATCACCTTCGACTGCCACGATCCCTCAAAGCTCGCCAAGTTTTGGTCCGCCGCAACCGGCTGCGAAATCGCCGCGGATTACGGCGATTTCGTGATGGTTGATTCCACCCCGGCGCTGGGATTTCAGCGCGTTGAGGAACCGACACCTGGGAAAAACCGCATGCACGTCGACGTTGGCGGGGCGGAGCGCGAAACTTTAATAGAACGCCTCAAAGACCTAGGCGCCACCGAACTCACCACCCACGAGGCGCCGGGATTGGTGTGGACCGTCATGCAGGACCCGGAAGGCAACGAGTTCTGCGTGGGTAACCCCGGGGCCTAG
- a CDS encoding relaxase/mobilization nuclease domain-containing protein has protein sequence MSTTHYSPSTSAADTEHYIRGKEDERGVAITCEVPGGPGAFSARARALTQNTTREVEALHYRQSFSDEEFDPKNPEHVQRVYDLGYQLAKKMHPDSDCLVVSHVDGRGKKPHNHILVLNHNNRTGKALSDYRTFHDRKAGNQKGVQSANDELMREHGLSVVKRLEHAPKDWELRREDFAEGSLDREMGDRMSAALADPRAVDKAGLVSVIEEQNQQLGDDGDRVPRMRLHSPVSKKGKRAGQETWTLYIEDRRGESGRAERRKRTSALSADFTPEGAQAFFDYHQQQMEQEHERSARQAEAAERARAVAAAARQSGDDGAVDLDPRRRRGAEYEDRHADRAAEEARGVREGGQRGAGEAALRDLASADLNVAAAGVEREQRTARRNRVHSRGYEREPQRGESEGLSL, from the coding sequence ATGAGCACCACCCACTACAGCCCGAGCACCAGCGCCGCCGACACCGAGCACTATATCCGCGGGAAGGAGGACGAGCGGGGCGTCGCGATCACGTGCGAAGTGCCGGGAGGCCCCGGCGCGTTCTCGGCGCGCGCACGGGCGCTCACGCAGAACACGACGCGCGAGGTCGAGGCGCTGCACTACCGCCAGTCGTTCAGCGACGAGGAGTTCGACCCGAAGAACCCCGAACACGTGCAGCGGGTGTACGACCTGGGCTACCAGCTCGCCAAGAAGATGCACCCGGATTCCGACTGCCTCGTCGTCAGTCACGTGGATGGGCGGGGAAAGAAGCCGCACAACCATATTTTGGTTCTCAATCACAACAACCGCACGGGAAAGGCGCTCTCGGACTATCGCACGTTCCACGACCGCAAGGCCGGGAATCAGAAGGGCGTGCAGTCGGCGAACGACGAGCTGATGCGAGAGCACGGGCTCTCGGTCGTGAAGCGGCTGGAGCACGCGCCGAAGGACTGGGAGCTGCGCCGCGAAGACTTCGCCGAGGGGTCGCTCGACCGCGAGATGGGCGACCGGATGAGCGCCGCACTGGCCGATCCCCGCGCGGTGGACAAGGCCGGTCTGGTCTCGGTGATCGAGGAGCAGAACCAGCAGCTCGGTGATGACGGGGATCGGGTGCCACGGATGCGGCTGCACAGCCCCGTCAGCAAGAAGGGCAAACGCGCCGGGCAGGAGACCTGGACGCTCTACATCGAGGACCGCCGCGGCGAGTCCGGGCGTGCCGAGCGCCGCAAGCGCACGAGCGCACTCTCGGCGGACTTCACCCCGGAGGGCGCGCAGGCGTTCTTCGACTACCACCAGCAGCAGATGGAGCAGGAACATGAGCGCAGCGCTCGACAGGCTGAAGCAGCAGAACGGGCCCGTGCAGTCGCCGCAGCCGCTCGGCAGTCCGGAGACGATGGAGCTGTTGACCTCGATCCTCGCCGCCGTCGAGGCGCAGAATACGAGGATCGCCACGCTGACCGAGCAGCAGAAGAAGCTCGCGGGGTTCGTGAAGGTGGACAGCGAGGAGCAGGAGAAGCAGCTCTCCGCGATCTCGCATCAGCTGACCTCAACGTCGCCGCCGCCGGAGTCGAACGAGAACAGCGAACTGCTCGCCGGAATCGCGTCCACTCTCGCGGGTATGAGCGTGAACCTCAACGGGGAGAGTCTGAAGGGCTCAGCCTCTAA
- a CDS encoding heavy metal-responsive transcriptional regulator, producing MRIGELAERAGTTAKTLRFYEEQGLLPPTERTPSGYRDYAPETVARIDFVHRGQAAGLTLAQIRQILDIRDGGHAPCEHVRDLLDVRLAEIEQQIAQLSVLRDTIADLRQDAAHPDPETCSPDQVCRYL from the coding sequence ATGCGGATCGGAGAACTCGCCGAGAGGGCGGGCACTACCGCGAAGACCCTTCGCTTCTACGAGGAACAGGGCCTTCTGCCCCCGACCGAGCGCACGCCGTCCGGATACCGCGACTACGCGCCCGAGACGGTCGCTCGGATCGACTTCGTCCACCGCGGCCAGGCCGCGGGCCTCACCCTCGCCCAGATCCGCCAGATCCTCGACATCCGCGACGGCGGCCATGCGCCCTGCGAGCACGTGCGCGACCTGCTTGACGTGCGCCTCGCTGAGATCGAGCAGCAGATCGCGCAGCTCTCCGTGCTGCGCGACACTATCGCGGACCTCAGACAGGACGCCGCGCACCCGGACCCTGAAACGTGCAGCCCCGATCAAGTGTGTAGGTACTTGTAG
- a CDS encoding HigA family addiction module antitoxin: MSEKLYPPVHPGEILLEDFIEGFEITQHKLAVSIGVPPRRINEIVHGKRGITADTALRLGKYFGVEPIFWMNLQSQYEIEVAEDKALAEIERIQPVQASSA; the protein is encoded by the coding sequence ATGTCGGAGAAGCTTTACCCTCCGGTTCATCCTGGGGAGATTCTTCTCGAGGATTTCATTGAGGGATTTGAAATCACTCAGCACAAGCTTGCCGTATCGATCGGGGTGCCCCCTCGTCGTATCAACGAGATCGTGCACGGGAAACGCGGAATTACAGCTGACACCGCGCTCAGGCTCGGAAAATACTTTGGCGTCGAGCCGATCTTCTGGATGAATCTGCAGAGCCAGTATGAGATTGAGGTGGCGGAGGATAAGGCCCTCGCTGAGATCGAGCGGATTCAGCCGGTCCAAGCTTCTTCGGCGTAG
- a CDS encoding DCL family protein: MSYSLGGLAFATKQKVANHASAVLNRAGLGEVLRGSDESFARDLLAHHPEADRKHGAGDCWITVALIPEWGTRNFLVFREDGSIDNWSIKKCINNLRPEGH; encoded by the coding sequence ATGAGCTACAGCCTCGGAGGACTTGCCTTCGCCACCAAGCAGAAAGTCGCCAACCACGCCAGTGCCGTGCTGAACCGAGCGGGGCTCGGGGAGGTCCTGCGCGGTTCCGATGAGTCGTTCGCCCGTGACCTCCTCGCCCACCATCCAGAGGCCGACCGCAAGCACGGCGCTGGCGACTGCTGGATCACCGTCGCCCTCATCCCTGAGTGGGGCACGAGGAACTTTCTCGTCTTTCGGGAGGACGGGTCGATCGACAACTGGTCGATCAAGAAGTGCATCAACAACTTGCGACCGGAAGGTCACTGA
- a CDS encoding TIGR02391 family protein, whose product MAELDPEWAINEIDAFLQVTAKVVPDMGPGIAYLGTVMSGSPTEAAARAHVVEMILDRVLPGWRQELPVQDKEYSWLRGQAARAKTALERRSELAEKLGENTPDLDAASLHPWAWENGKGYWNHGHYHQAVMQAAIRVNAETQAKLNRLDVSETALFNEAFSLHDPKRNVPRLRLMENDGSKTFENLHRGARAFAEGLYAAIRNPGMHVPHDGGEEQVALEQLAAFSLLARWVDKATVLDG is encoded by the coding sequence ATGGCCGAGCTGGACCCAGAGTGGGCGATCAATGAGATAGACGCGTTCCTGCAAGTCACAGCGAAGGTAGTCCCCGACATGGGCCCGGGCATCGCCTACCTTGGAACCGTTATGAGTGGATCGCCGACTGAGGCTGCGGCACGCGCCCATGTCGTTGAAATGATTCTTGACCGAGTGCTTCCCGGGTGGAGACAAGAACTCCCGGTCCAGGACAAGGAGTATAGCTGGCTGAGGGGTCAAGCGGCCCGGGCCAAGACAGCGCTTGAACGTCGGTCTGAACTCGCTGAAAAGCTCGGAGAGAACACGCCAGACTTAGACGCAGCCAGTCTGCATCCGTGGGCGTGGGAAAATGGCAAGGGTTACTGGAATCACGGGCACTACCATCAAGCAGTGATGCAGGCTGCCATCCGCGTCAATGCAGAGACCCAAGCGAAACTGAACCGCCTAGACGTATCTGAAACAGCACTTTTCAACGAGGCGTTTTCACTCCACGATCCGAAGCGTAATGTGCCGCGCCTTCGGCTTATGGAAAATGATGGCAGTAAGACGTTTGAGAACCTGCATCGGGGTGCCCGCGCCTTTGCAGAGGGCTTGTACGCGGCTATCCGCAATCCCGGGATGCATGTTCCACACGACGGTGGTGAGGAGCAAGTCGCGTTGGAGCAGCTCGCGGCTTTCAGTCTATTGGCTCGCTGGGTTGATAAGGCTACCGTCCTGGATGGGTGA
- a CDS encoding antirestriction protein ArdA, which translates to MTTRTNTDTTPRAWIGCLACYNNARLVGEWFDAEAADEVTLADVHGGAHRVRPGCEELWAMDHENIPASGEMSPAEAAEWARVLLAVPEHQREALFAWVTSGSYVSEGTGDLPSVPDFEERFCGTWGSFRDYAETLAEEIGLIPKDAPEELARYFNWDAWTRDLEHDYTVVRADAISVYVFRDL; encoded by the coding sequence ATGACCACCCGAACTAACACCGACACCACGCCCCGAGCCTGGATCGGCTGCCTCGCCTGCTACAACAATGCTCGTCTCGTCGGCGAATGGTTCGACGCCGAGGCCGCCGACGAGGTCACCCTTGCTGACGTCCACGGCGGCGCTCATCGCGTGCGCCCTGGATGCGAAGAGCTGTGGGCCATGGATCACGAGAACATCCCCGCCTCGGGCGAAATGAGCCCGGCGGAAGCCGCCGAGTGGGCGCGCGTCCTCCTCGCCGTCCCCGAACACCAGCGCGAGGCCCTGTTCGCTTGGGTGACCTCCGGAAGCTACGTCTCAGAAGGCACCGGAGACCTGCCGTCTGTTCCCGACTTCGAGGAGCGGTTCTGCGGCACGTGGGGCAGCTTCCGAGACTACGCCGAGACTCTCGCCGAGGAGATCGGCCTCATCCCGAAGGACGCGCCGGAGGAACTTGCGCGCTACTTCAACTGGGATGCCTGGACCCGCGACCTCGAACACGACTACACGGTGGTCCGCGCCGACGCGATCTCCGTGTACGTCTTCCGGGACCTGTGA
- a CDS encoding type II toxin-antitoxin system RelE/ParE family toxin yields MIQSFGNRQTELVFLREPVPKLDPRIHKSANKKLHQLDAAVSLDSLGVPPGNRLEALKGDRKGTFSIWVNDQWRITFRWTGAGPEQVTIEDYH; encoded by the coding sequence ATGATTCAGTCGTTCGGGAATCGACAAACAGAACTGGTGTTTCTGCGTGAGCCGGTTCCGAAATTGGATCCTCGGATCCACAAGTCGGCGAACAAGAAACTCCACCAGCTCGATGCGGCAGTCTCTCTTGACTCCCTCGGTGTGCCGCCCGGGAACCGCCTAGAGGCGCTCAAGGGCGACAGGAAAGGGACTTTCAGCATCTGGGTCAATGACCAGTGGAGAATCACTTTTCGCTGGACGGGCGCGGGGCCCGAGCAAGTGACCATCGAGGACTACCACTAA
- the merA gene encoding mercury(II) reductase has protein sequence MPTKYDLAIIGSGGGAFAAAIRASTLGKSVVMIERGTLGGTCVNTGCVPSKALIAAADARHVAADAADRFPGIATTAGPVDMPALIAGKQALVETMRGEKYADVADSYGWHVRRGDAGFAGTPDAPVLEVTAADGAVETIEAEHYLVATGARPWSPPIDGLDEAGYLTSTTAMDLTEVPESMLVLGGGYVALEQTQLFARLGSQVTLLVRSRLASKEEPEVSRTLQEVFADEGIRVVRRAVPTRVSRDAATGQVVVTADVSGGSQEFRADQVLVAFGRRPVTDGLNLDAVGVKTGDSGEVVVSDHLQSSNPRIWAAGDVTGHPEFVYVAAHHGTLVAENAFADADRSVDYSHLPRVTFTGPAIGAVGMTEKEVVAAGIRCDCRVLPLEYVPRAVINRDTRGFIKIVVNADTSEILGLTAVAKDAGELAAAGVHVLGKTIAEVADAWAPYLTMTEGIRIAAKSFTTDPSLLSCCA, from the coding sequence ATGCCTACGAAGTACGATCTCGCCATCATCGGATCGGGAGGCGGCGCGTTCGCCGCTGCGATCCGCGCCAGCACGCTCGGGAAGTCGGTGGTGATGATCGAGCGTGGCACGCTCGGCGGCACCTGCGTGAACACGGGCTGCGTGCCGTCGAAGGCCCTCATCGCCGCCGCCGATGCACGGCACGTCGCCGCCGACGCCGCCGACCGGTTCCCGGGGATCGCGACGACTGCAGGCCCAGTGGACATGCCCGCGCTGATCGCCGGGAAGCAGGCGTTGGTCGAGACGATGCGGGGCGAGAAGTACGCCGACGTCGCCGATTCATACGGGTGGCACGTCCGGCGGGGAGACGCCGGGTTCGCGGGCACCCCGGACGCGCCGGTGTTGGAGGTCACCGCCGCAGACGGAGCGGTCGAGACGATCGAGGCCGAGCACTACCTGGTCGCCACCGGTGCGCGGCCGTGGTCTCCGCCGATCGACGGCCTAGACGAGGCCGGGTACCTGACCTCGACCACGGCGATGGACCTGACCGAGGTCCCCGAGTCAATGCTGGTGCTCGGCGGCGGCTACGTCGCCCTGGAGCAGACGCAGCTGTTCGCCCGCCTCGGCTCCCAGGTCACGCTGCTGGTGCGGTCCCGGCTCGCGTCGAAGGAGGAGCCGGAGGTGTCCCGGACACTGCAGGAGGTGTTCGCCGACGAGGGCATCCGGGTGGTCCGCCGCGCGGTGCCGACCCGGGTGTCCCGGGACGCGGCGACCGGGCAGGTCGTGGTTACCGCGGACGTGTCCGGCGGCTCGCAGGAGTTCCGCGCCGACCAGGTGCTCGTCGCCTTCGGACGCCGTCCCGTCACCGACGGCTTGAACCTCGATGCGGTCGGGGTGAAGACCGGGGACTCCGGCGAGGTGGTCGTCTCCGACCATCTGCAGTCGTCGAACCCGCGGATCTGGGCCGCGGGCGACGTGACCGGGCACCCGGAGTTCGTCTACGTCGCGGCCCACCACGGCACCCTCGTCGCCGAGAACGCGTTCGCCGACGCCGACCGGTCCGTCGACTACTCCCATCTGCCGCGGGTGACGTTCACCGGACCGGCGATCGGCGCGGTCGGGATGACCGAGAAGGAGGTCGTCGCCGCGGGGATCCGCTGCGACTGCCGCGTGCTGCCCCTGGAGTATGTGCCCCGGGCGGTGATCAACCGCGACACCCGCGGGTTCATCAAGATCGTCGTGAACGCCGATACGAGCGAGATCCTCGGCCTCACCGCCGTCGCCAAGGACGCCGGGGAACTCGCCGCCGCAGGCGTCCACGTGCTCGGCAAGACCATCGCCGAAGTCGCCGACGCCTGGGCCCCCTACCTGACCATGACCGAAGGCATCCGGATCGCCGCGAAGTCCTTCACCACCGACCCGTCACTGCTCTCGTGCTGCGCATGA